From Hominilimicola fabiformis, a single genomic window includes:
- a CDS encoding S-layer homology domain-containing protein, translating into MRMIKKICSVICAAVIALGGVNIVVTAQDTESQIKYNYKISMESDSDFRMVYGYNGGTISTKKSYVSGKYGNAMQITYPGHEISDPSKRYNGFVMQFKSEPIELANESISMLDLMRDTKNISMWVHTPQTVDHGNGAAEHRVLEIAMEYSSTEGNKKYSKKFQLPNNGEWEYITIPTSAFKSGSVTMDQGIQSDIYTALNQMTIIFPYKDYFGANPTSDTLETPWEEPLKIDEILFDRSTDEVKAITPPSTGEEAYFENANISEVFVKGVKVEDFDKNASSNNIPVPASYTAEDIKKNVTVDVETPTIPKTNTRQELTGASYEITAPESVPGNGMITITSGSRKVKKTYNVNFTARSSIQPEVSDIEENGNNISVPVTNESSSVSVEACALAVVKNNDGVCTSASFAEQRSIGAGDTTTFNFNIKKESDSSVEIYIFNNETDYKLLCPPIEVGSGVMQYTAPSGTIFESHIIASDGGETININGTVTGDGTAFVVFKKDDKYIGAYTINTENNTINSAIHTGGMAYGQIYAVLSYGNTVSRKFYNASQTEINSCISEYKTLGTTESDCANYFEKYKAIINLDNYLSQELTLSEIAKAVSVADRNVSAVSDIRKNIGEELVVKLLNKTNSIQTLKEIYSSYNDLAELDGGTDYFKKYITSDSLLSNVLSATAKNDYDSIESLRSAFNENALLVAFGCVNGYGEIGNLISENKNILAPYISYSSLEGLSASNRTGYYKYVTEKRVESLSSLGTLLDEYMNSISKNPNKTNGIGSVSGNGSGKGSTSMIVSQVTGNDTVSSEKDNKIFTDVNTDHWAYTAINSLKNLGVISGRGDGSFGTDNSVTREEFVKMLLGIFGKETENVDNKFSDVDENKWYAPYVNTAADMGIVSGIEEDIFGVGEKITRQDMSVLIVRYLKQENCELNGAAIDSFTDDGDISDYAKDSVYALKNLGLINGMGDGSFMPRANATRAQTAQILYSVSLFMKSRNISYTNLTGSDRYMLLAGKFMALDIIPFPNEENGIVTKGQFAKYLAGFVNAKNYEKSDDKTIFSDVVPGSTYYNEIRFLYDNGYIDKNNSVFGADNPITLGEVAIIMCRVLGYDVYAIENGGNISSYYSVAVSNDIIPNLRKTIDDTLSFMDILEIFDSASKAYMVVDDLDKSSIYSISNITPLYYYHRILTLDDIVYVCGTRTLDGSGGLSADEVRIGSYSFSTDIKDVYRYLGYRVNAFYVEDDETLKFIEPNQKNNVLSLEQDLISDFDGSVLKYYKNETTNSEKKETLPKTINRLYNYNYVAEYDTEDIKNADEVILIDSNNDGMYDTVNVIREAIYCINQLTPYENTLYDYYNQPSIKLNDLETVIVYDTDEKFTSIGNLKIYDILSVIEDKQKENAVIYISREEADGVVKRTARNNGNLTVSIDDAEYDLTDILAAQNTTYSLLSVGNAVSVLLDHRGRIAYAEFDDNDEVNNFAYLAQAFPAEHSDGPYLKVYTTSGNMETLEFARNAKVNNKKVNEYTDIEKLFKDVNTDPDSVNQLIRYKLNNNGEIQSVKTAQYVDADELYTTASVFTRSTDLSDTYYNANYRSFPGYARLSEKTKIMYVPASKSLMDDSQYYEIKQFKDLKSATFGTVELYNMSKDMVAGIAVIRSDNAGGNELTYSSVMAAVKNVSLTSVDDDERYLLTLLYNGTEQEFVTAEGVELERQYNSSEGPVTSTIDEGDLIRIATNANNEIVDYHKIFDFDNNDNPDVVIRGNEYGETKSYIGSAKTLIAFDDMAANPDTDVVSGRIWQGKNPYWFTGVQYSTEFGIVKSITGSSMIIQTYPGTAGSNSLECERYFNLKNNRVYILEDSREGVHLGSLDDIIPSNLAGEAKASRVIISRHNDVPSIAAIVIR; encoded by the coding sequence ATGAGGATGATTAAAAAAATCTGTTCGGTTATATGTGCCGCTGTAATTGCTCTTGGTGGTGTAAACATTGTTGTAACCGCACAGGATACAGAATCACAAATCAAATATAACTATAAGATTTCAATGGAAAGTGACTCTGACTTTCGTATGGTCTACGGTTATAACGGAGGTACTATAAGCACTAAAAAAAGCTATGTATCAGGTAAGTATGGAAATGCTATGCAGATAACATATCCGGGACATGAGATTTCCGACCCATCAAAAAGATACAATGGCTTTGTAATGCAGTTTAAGAGCGAGCCGATAGAACTTGCTAATGAAAGTATTTCAATGCTTGACCTTATGAGAGATACAAAAAATATTTCCATGTGGGTACATACACCTCAGACAGTTGACCACGGGAATGGTGCAGCAGAGCATCGTGTTCTTGAAATCGCCATGGAGTATTCAAGTACAGAGGGGAACAAGAAGTATTCAAAAAAGTTCCAACTTCCAAACAACGGCGAATGGGAATACATAACAATACCGACATCTGCGTTTAAGTCCGGGTCAGTAACGATGGACCAAGGAATACAGAGCGATATTTATACGGCACTTAATCAAATGACAATAATTTTCCCGTATAAAGATTATTTTGGTGCTAATCCGACTTCAGATACACTTGAAACACCGTGGGAAGAACCATTGAAGATTGACGAAATACTTTTTGACCGTTCTACAGATGAAGTAAAGGCAATAACCCCGCCGTCAACCGGAGAAGAAGCGTATTTTGAAAATGCAAATATTTCAGAAGTTTTTGTAAAGGGAGTAAAAGTCGAGGACTTTGACAAAAACGCGTCATCAAATAATATTCCTGTGCCGGCGTCATATACTGCGGAGGATATTAAGAAAAATGTAACCGTAGATGTTGAGACACCTACTATTCCAAAGACCAATACACGCCAAGAACTTACGGGTGCATCATATGAAATAACCGCTCCTGAGTCTGTTCCCGGAAACGGAATGATTACAATCACTTCAGGCAGCAGAAAAGTAAAGAAAACATATAATGTAAACTTCACTGCCAGAAGCAGTATACAACCGGAAGTGAGCGATATTGAAGAAAACGGAAATAATATAAGTGTACCGGTGACAAATGAATCATCGAGTGTTTCCGTTGAAGCATGTGCTCTCGCAGTTGTAAAAAACAACGATGGAGTATGTACAAGTGCGTCTTTTGCTGAGCAACGCAGTATTGGTGCGGGTGATACAACAACATTTAATTTTAACATCAAAAAAGAAAGTGATAGTTCGGTAGAGATATACATTTTTAATAATGAAACCGATTATAAACTCTTATGCCCGCCTATAGAAGTGGGAAGCGGAGTAATGCAATACACTGCACCTTCCGGAACGATTTTTGAAAGTCATATAATAGCTTCTGACGGTGGTGAAACTATAAACATAAACGGAACCGTCACAGGAGATGGAACTGCATTTGTTGTGTTTAAAAAAGATGATAAATATATAGGTGCGTATACTATTAATACTGAAAATAATACAATAAACAGTGCTATTCATACCGGTGGAATGGCATATGGACAAATATATGCGGTTTTATCGTATGGAAATACAGTATCGAGAAAATTTTATAATGCCTCGCAGACAGAAATAAACTCATGTATAAGCGAGTATAAAACTCTCGGCACTACCGAATCTGATTGTGCAAATTATTTTGAAAAATATAAGGCAATAATAAATCTTGACAATTATTTGTCACAGGAATTAACATTGTCTGAAATTGCAAAAGCCGTGTCGGTTGCCGACAGAAACGTATCAGCAGTAAGCGATATACGAAAAAACATCGGTGAAGAACTTGTAGTTAAGCTTTTAAACAAAACAAATTCAATTCAAACTTTAAAAGAGATATATTCCTCATATAATGACTTGGCTGAACTTGACGGAGGAACCGATTATTTTAAAAAGTATATAACATCTGATAGTTTACTCAGCAATGTTCTTTCGGCTACGGCAAAAAATGATTATGATTCTATAGAATCGTTGAGAAGTGCATTTAATGAAAATGCTCTGCTTGTGGCTTTTGGATGCGTAAATGGTTATGGTGAGATTGGCAATCTTATTTCAGAAAATAAGAATATACTTGCACCTTATATCAGTTATAGCAGCCTTGAGGGACTTAGTGCCAGTAATCGTACAGGATATTATAAATATGTAACTGAAAAAAGAGTGGAGTCGTTGTCATCTTTAGGGACATTGCTTGATGAGTACATGAATTCTATCAGTAAAAATCCAAATAAAACGAACGGGATAGGCTCAGTATCAGGAAACGGTTCGGGAAAAGGCAGTACATCTATGATAGTTTCGCAAGTGACCGGAAATGATACTGTGTCATCTGAAAAAGACAATAAAATATTTACAGATGTAAATACGGACCATTGGGCGTATACTGCGATAAATTCATTAAAAAATCTTGGAGTTATCAGCGGACGCGGAGACGGAAGCTTTGGCACAGATAATTCCGTAACCCGTGAGGAGTTTGTTAAGATGCTTCTTGGAATTTTCGGAAAGGAAACGGAAAATGTTGATAATAAGTTCAGTGATGTGGATGAGAATAAGTGGTATGCTCCATATGTAAATACTGCTGCCGATATGGGTATCGTAAGTGGAATTGAGGAAGATATATTCGGTGTGGGAGAAAAAATTACACGTCAAGATATGTCAGTTCTTATAGTACGATATCTTAAGCAAGAAAACTGTGAATTGAACGGTGCTGCGATAGATAGCTTTACAGATGATGGTGATATTTCTGATTATGCTAAAGATAGCGTGTATGCACTAAAAAATCTTGGACTTATAAACGGTATGGGTGATGGAAGCTTTATGCCGAGGGCAAATGCAACAAGAGCACAGACTGCTCAGATACTTTACTCTGTATCTCTGTTTATGAAATCAAGAAACATATCGTATACGAATTTGACAGGCAGTGACAGATATATGCTTCTTGCCGGAAAGTTTATGGCACTGGATATAATTCCTTTTCCTAACGAGGAAAACGGTATTGTAACGAAAGGTCAGTTTGCAAAATATCTGGCAGGTTTTGTGAATGCTAAAAATTATGAGAAAAGCGATGACAAGACCATATTCAGTGATGTGGTGCCCGGAAGTACATATTACAATGAAATTCGATTTCTTTATGATAACGGTTATATTGATAAGAACAACTCAGTATTTGGGGCTGACAATCCGATAACTCTGGGTGAGGTTGCTATTATCATGTGCCGTGTACTGGGATATGATGTTTATGCTATCGAGAACGGCGGTAATATCAGTTCATACTACAGTGTAGCGGTAAGCAACGATATTATTCCGAATTTGAGAAAGACTATTGATGATACGCTTTCTTTTATGGATATATTGGAGATATTTGATTCGGCGTCCAAGGCATATATGGTTGTGGATGATTTGGATAAATCGTCAATATACTCTATTTCTAATATAACACCTTTGTATTATTATCATAGAATACTTACTCTTGATGATATAGTATATGTATGTGGAACTCGCACATTAGACGGAAGTGGAGGTCTTAGTGCAGATGAAGTGAGAATAGGTTCTTATAGTTTCAGTACGGATATAAAAGATGTATACAGATACCTTGGTTACAGAGTAAACGCTTTTTACGTTGAAGATGATGAAACTCTAAAATTTATTGAGCCGAACCAGAAAAATAATGTCCTTTCATTAGAGCAGGACTTGATTTCAGACTTTGATGGTTCTGTATTGAAATATTATAAAAATGAAACAACAAACTCGGAGAAGAAAGAAACACTTCCGAAGACAATAAATCGCTTGTATAATTACAATTATGTTGCTGAATATGATACAGAAGACATTAAAAACGCTGATGAGGTTATTCTGATAGACAGTAACAATGATGGAATGTATGATACAGTAAATGTAATCAGAGAAGCAATATACTGTATAAATCAGCTTACACCGTATGAAAATACATTATATGATTATTATAATCAGCCGTCGATAAAACTTAATGATTTGGAAACTGTAATTGTATATGACACTGACGAAAAGTTTACATCGATAGGAAATTTAAAGATTTATGATATTCTTTCAGTTATCGAGGATAAACAAAAAGAAAATGCTGTAATTTACATATCGAGGGAAGAAGCTGACGGAGTTGTTAAGAGGACTGCTCGAAACAACGGGAATTTAACAGTTAGTATTGATGATGCGGAGTATGACTTGACAGATATTCTTGCGGCACAAAATACAACATATTCATTATTGTCAGTAGGAAATGCTGTCAGTGTATTGCTTGACCATCGTGGCAGAATAGCATATGCCGAATTTGATGACAATGATGAGGTAAATAACTTTGCATATCTTGCACAAGCTTTTCCGGCAGAGCATAGCGATGGACCATACCTAAAAGTATATACTACATCCGGAAATATGGAAACATTAGAGTTCGCACGGAATGCAAAGGTAAATAACAAAAAAGTAAATGAATATACAGACATTGAAAAGCTATTCAAGGATGTAAATACAGACCCGGATTCAGTTAATCAGCTTATAAGATACAAGCTGAATAATAATGGTGAAATTCAGTCAGTAAAAACTGCACAATATGTAGATGCTGACGAGCTTTATACAACGGCAAGTGTATTCACCCGCAGCACAGACCTTTCTGACACATACTATAATGCAAACTATAGGAGTTTCCCGGGTTATGCAAGACTTTCGGAGAAGACAAAAATAATGTATGTTCCGGCGAGCAAATCATTAATGGACGACTCCCAATATTATGAGATAAAGCAATTTAAAGATTTGAAGTCTGCAACTTTTGGTACGGTGGAACTATATAATATGTCTAAGGACATGGTAGCGGGAATTGCCGTAATACGTTCGGATAATGCAGGAGGAAATGAGCTCACTTACAGTTCTGTTATGGCGGCGGTTAAGAATGTTTCGCTCACTTCTGTTGATGATGACGAGCGTTATTTACTAACTCTTTTATACAATGGTACAGAACAGGAATTTGTGACCGCTGAGGGAGTAGAACTTGAAAGACAGTATAATAGCAGCGAAGGACCTGTTACATCAACCATTGACGAGGGAGACCTTATAAGGATTGCAACGAATGCTAATAATGAAATTGTTGACTATCATAAAATATTTGATTTTGATAACAATGATAATCCCGATGTGGTAATCAGAGGCAATGAATACGGAGAAACAAAGTCATATATCGGTTCTGCAAAGACACTTATCGCATTTGATGACATGGCTGCTAATCCTGATACCGATGTTGTATCGGGACGTATATGGCAAGGCAAAAATCCATACTGGTTCACCGGTGTTCAATATTCAACGGAATTTGGCATTGTAAAATCAATAACAGGTTCATCAATGATTATACAGACATATCCGGGAACAGCAGGAAGCAACAGTCTGGAATGCGAAAGATACTTCAATCTTAAAAATAATCGTGTATATATTTTGGAGGACAGTCGCGAAGGAGTTCATTTGGGAAGTCTTGATGATATAATTCCATCTAATCTTGCAGGAGAGGCAAAAGCTTCGAGAGTGATTATTTCAAGACATAACGATGTGCCATCGATTGCGGCAATAGTAATACGATAA
- a CDS encoding glycoside hydrolase family 88 protein: MNIDKAITYAESIVRKSLNYFYDCFPTEQSENLVFKKFENVSWTTGFYEGILWLMYELTGDKAFYNSAKHHSEMFHKRLVDRVELEHHDMGFLFTLSSVADYKITEDEQAKQDGIEAAEWLLKRYQPKGKFIQAWGSMDDAQNYRFIVDCMLNIPLLFWASEVTGNRKYYDAAYNHMKTSIANIIRPDASSYHTFFFDMATNEPLRGETHQGFSDDSSWARGQSWAVYGLALCYHYTHEEAILPLFERVTKYFIDHLPEDYVPYWDLIFSDGSCEPRDTSAAAIAACGILEMEKYYHNQEFLDIAKKMMSSLSEKYTTVDYLQSNGIIKDGMYSRKHGHKSECTSWGDYFYLEALMRMKKSDWKIYW; the protein is encoded by the coding sequence GTGAATATTGATAAAGCGATTACATATGCGGAGAGCATCGTAAGAAAAAGCTTAAATTATTTCTATGATTGTTTTCCTACAGAACAAAGTGAAAATCTTGTGTTCAAAAAATTTGAGAACGTTTCATGGACTACCGGATTTTATGAGGGGATATTATGGCTTATGTATGAGCTTACAGGTGATAAAGCTTTTTATAATTCGGCAAAGCATCACAGTGAAATGTTTCATAAGAGGTTGGTTGACCGAGTTGAACTGGAGCATCATGATATGGGCTTCTTGTTTACATTATCAAGTGTTGCTGATTATAAGATAACAGAAGATGAACAGGCGAAACAAGACGGAATTGAGGCGGCAGAATGGCTTTTGAAGCGTTATCAGCCAAAGGGTAAATTCATTCAAGCATGGGGTTCTATGGATGATGCACAAAATTATCGATTTATTGTTGACTGTATGCTAAATATTCCGCTTCTATTCTGGGCGAGTGAAGTGACGGGAAACAGGAAGTATTACGATGCTGCTTATAATCATATGAAGACATCAATCGCAAATATTATCCGACCTGATGCGTCCTCATATCATACGTTTTTCTTTGACATGGCAACCAATGAGCCGCTTAGGGGAGAAACACACCAGGGATTTTCCGATGATAGCAGTTGGGCGAGAGGACAGTCATGGGCAGTATATGGTCTTGCTTTATGTTATCATTATACGCATGAGGAAGCGATACTGCCGCTGTTTGAACGTGTGACAAAGTATTTCATAGATCATCTTCCGGAGGATTATGTACCGTATTGGGATTTAATATTCTCCGACGGCAGCTGCGAACCGCGTGACACTTCAGCAGCTGCGATTGCAGCATGCGGGATTCTTGAAATGGAAAAATATTATCACAATCAAGAATTTCTTGATATAGCGAAAAAGATGATGTCAAGTCTTTCGGAAAAGTATACGACGGTAGATTATCTACAAAGTAATGGAATTATAAAGGACGGCATGTATAGCAGAAAGCATGGTCATAAATCGGAGTGTACAAGTTGGGGCGACTACTTCTATCTTGAAGCACTAATGCGTATGAAAAAAAGCGATTGGAAAATTTATTGGTAA
- a CDS encoding GH36-type glycosyl hydrolase domain-containing protein, giving the protein MKYGHFDDLNKEYVIDTPRTPLPWINYLGTNGFFSLISNTSGGYCFYKDAKNRRILRYRYNNIPADNGGRYFYINDNGDCWTHSYMPMKKELDFYECRHGMGYTKITGERNGIRIEQTAFVPVDDNCEIHRIKVTNTSGGSKNINLFSFVEFCLWNAQDDMLNYQRNLNTGEVEIDGNTIYHKTEYRERRNHYAFYSVNTQISGFDTDRDTFLGAFNGLDNPDSVINGSSGNSVASGWYPIASHRIDISLNAGESCEYIFVLGYIENENDEKFESLNVINKTKAKKMIARYESSAQCDAELDKLKSYWDNLLSVFTLESNDEKLNRMVNIWNPYQCMVTFNMSRSASYYESGIGRGMGFRDSNQDLLGFVHQIPERARERIVDIASTQFEDGSAYHQYQPLTKQGNNEIGSGFNDDPLWLILGTVAYIKETGDYGILDEQVPFDCDKNNTATLLEHLNRSFGHVINNLGPHGLPLIGRADWNDCLNLNCFSEIPDESFQITGDDDGKIAESVLIAGMFVYIGREFARLYKALGNDEMYENVSYEIKKMTEAVLEHGYDGEWFIRAYDANGNKVGSNECDEGKIFIESNGFCVMAGIGKEDGKAQKALDSVKKYLECEYGIVLNYPPYSRYRLELGEISSYPPGYKENAGVFCHNNPWVMIGEAAMGNGERAFELYKKIAPAYLEDISEIHRTEPYVYSQMIAGRDAVRAGEAKNSWLTGTAAWNYYTVSQYLLGIRPDFDGLIIEPCISKGISEFKITRKFRGTIYNISVKNIGEGTVKITADNGVVNGTTVSSDAEICNVEVVM; this is encoded by the coding sequence ATGAAATACGGACATTTTGACGATTTGAATAAAGAATATGTAATAGATACTCCGAGAACACCGCTTCCATGGATAAATTATCTTGGAACAAACGGATTTTTCTCATTAATTTCAAATACTTCCGGCGGCTATTGTTTCTACAAGGATGCAAAGAACAGAAGAATTCTGAGATACCGATACAATAATATCCCTGCGGATAACGGTGGACGCTATTTTTACATAAACGATAACGGTGATTGTTGGACACACTCATATATGCCAATGAAAAAAGAACTTGATTTTTATGAGTGCCGTCACGGTATGGGTTACACGAAAATTACCGGTGAGCGAAATGGCATCCGCATTGAGCAGACCGCTTTTGTTCCTGTGGACGATAACTGTGAAATACATAGAATTAAGGTGACAAATACAAGCGGTGGGTCTAAAAACATAAATCTGTTTTCATTTGTTGAATTCTGTCTTTGGAATGCCCAAGATGATATGCTTAACTATCAACGTAACCTTAATACAGGTGAGGTGGAAATCGATGGCAACACTATATATCATAAAACAGAGTATAGGGAGAGAAGGAATCACTATGCTTTCTATTCCGTAAATACTCAAATAAGTGGATTTGATACGGATAGAGATACTTTTCTTGGTGCTTTTAACGGTCTTGACAATCCCGACAGTGTAATAAACGGTAGTAGCGGAAATTCAGTAGCTTCCGGCTGGTATCCTATTGCATCGCACCGGATTGATATTTCACTTAACGCAGGAGAAAGTTGCGAATACATATTTGTTCTCGGATATATTGAGAATGAAAATGATGAGAAATTTGAAAGTCTTAATGTAATAAATAAGACAAAGGCAAAGAAAATGATTGCAAGATATGAATCATCTGCACAATGTGATGCGGAACTTGATAAGCTTAAATCTTACTGGGATAATCTTCTTTCGGTATTTACGCTTGAGTCAAATGATGAAAAGCTTAACCGTATGGTAAACATATGGAATCCGTATCAGTGTATGGTGACCTTTAATATGTCAAGAAGTGCATCATATTACGAAAGCGGTATCGGCAGAGGAATGGGATTTCGAGATTCAAATCAAGATTTGCTTGGCTTTGTACATCAAATACCCGAAAGAGCAAGAGAGAGGATTGTTGATATCGCTTCAACTCAATTTGAGGACGGCAGTGCGTATCATCAGTATCAACCGCTTACAAAGCAAGGTAACAATGAAATCGGAAGTGGATTTAATGATGACCCACTGTGGCTGATTTTAGGCACTGTGGCATATATCAAGGAAACAGGAGATTATGGTATTTTAGACGAACAGGTGCCGTTTGACTGTGACAAAAACAATACGGCAACGCTTTTAGAACATCTTAATCGTTCGTTTGGACACGTTATAAATAATCTTGGTCCTCATGGACTTCCGCTTATAGGACGTGCGGACTGGAACGACTGCTTAAATTTGAACTGCTTTTCTGAAATCCCCGATGAATCTTTTCAAATTACGGGAGATGATGACGGCAAAATAGCAGAGTCTGTGCTTATCGCAGGAATGTTTGTGTATATCGGAAGAGAATTTGCAAGGCTTTACAAGGCACTCGGCAATGATGAAATGTATGAAAATGTTTCATATGAGATTAAAAAAATGACTGAAGCGGTATTGGAGCACGGATATGATGGTGAATGGTTCATAAGAGCTTATGATGCTAACGGTAATAAGGTTGGTTCCAATGAATGTGATGAAGGTAAAATCTTTATTGAATCGAACGGCTTCTGTGTAATGGCTGGAATAGGTAAGGAAGATGGCAAGGCACAAAAAGCACTTGACAGCGTTAAAAAATATCTTGAATGTGAATATGGCATTGTACTCAATTATCCGCCATATTCGAGATATCGACTTGAACTTGGTGAAATCTCGTCATATCCGCCGGGATATAAAGAAAATGCAGGAGTGTTCTGTCATAATAACCCATGGGTAATGATTGGTGAAGCAGCGATGGGTAACGGAGAAAGAGCGTTTGAACTGTATAAAAAGATTGCCCCTGCATATCTTGAAGATATAAGTGAAATCCACAGAACTGAACCATATGTATATTCGCAGATGATTGCGGGACGTGATGCGGTAAGAGCCGGAGAGGCAAAAAATTCATGGCTTACTGGCACGGCAGCATGGAATTATTATACGGTGTCACAATATCTTTTAGGCATACGCCCTGATTTTGACGGACTTATAATTGAGCCGTGTATTTCAAAAGGTATATCTGAATTTAAGATAACAAGAAAATTTAGAGGAACAATATATAATATTTCTGTAAAGAACATAGGAGAGGGAACGGTTAAAATAACAGCCGATAACGGAGTGGTAAATGGTACAACAGTTTCATCTGATGCGGAAATATGTAATGTAGAGGTGGTAATGTAA
- a CDS encoding HAD family hydrolase: MNFNIPDLGIIDDSSGFRILSATTDGRFISGKEGVKHILCTGDGKVEFVAFENQTLAYVNSVLGYGAYYPLHSVNRKGKIKAVLMDLDGTSVRSEEFWIWIIEKTTASMLDDESFKIEDSDIPFVSGHSVSEHLQYCIDKYCPGESLDKARNFYFEHVNHEMKEIMEGRGRKNSFVPQEGLKEFLLAIKAKGIKIGLVTSGLYEKAMPEILSAFRTLDMGEPTDFYDAIISAGYPLRKGSVGTLGELSPKPHPWLYAETCAVGLGINFDERNSVIAIEDSGAGVCSARIAGYTTIGLAGGNIKESGTMPMCSRYCNNLAEILDYIEEEE, translated from the coding sequence ATGAATTTCAATATACCAGATTTGGGGATTATAGATGACAGTTCAGGATTTCGCATTCTCTCCGCCACTACAGACGGAAGGTTTATCTCCGGTAAGGAAGGCGTAAAACATATACTATGTACAGGAGACGGAAAGGTTGAATTTGTAGCTTTCGAAAATCAGACTCTTGCCTATGTTAACTCGGTTCTTGGCTATGGTGCCTACTATCCGCTTCATTCTGTGAACAGAAAAGGTAAAATCAAGGCTGTGCTTATGGATTTGGATGGAACGTCGGTAAGAAGTGAGGAATTCTGGATTTGGATAATTGAAAAAACAACCGCCAGTATGCTTGATGATGAAAGCTTCAAGATTGAAGATAGTGATATACCGTTCGTATCAGGTCATAGCGTATCGGAGCATTTACAGTATTGTATAGATAAATACTGCCCGGGTGAGTCGCTTGATAAAGCGAGGAATTTCTATTTTGAACATGTTAATCATGAAATGAAGGAAATTATGGAAGGCAGAGGCAGAAAAAATTCTTTTGTTCCACAGGAGGGATTAAAAGAATTTTTACTCGCAATAAAAGCAAAAGGAATTAAGATAGGACTTGTAACATCAGGATTATATGAAAAGGCAATGCCGGAAATACTTTCGGCTTTTAGAACTCTCGATATGGGTGAGCCTACAGATTTTTACGATGCAATAATTTCAGCAGGATACCCGCTCCGCAAGGGAAGTGTTGGAACGCTCGGTGAGTTGTCACCGAAACCTCATCCGTGGCTTTATGCTGAAACCTGTGCAGTTGGACTCGGAATCAATTTTGATGAACGTAATAGCGTAATCGCTATTGAGGACAGTGGTGCCGGAGTATGTTCGGCAAGAATTGCAGGATATACAACAATAGGACTTGCGGGAGGCAATATAAAAGAAAGTGGAACAATGCCTATGTGTAGCCGCTATTGCAATAATCTCGCAGAAATACTTGATTACATAGAGGAGGAAGAGTAA